A section of the Babesia microti strain RI chromosome I, complete genome genome encodes:
- a CDS encoding hypothetical protein (overlaps_old_locusTagID:BBM_I00335;~overlaps_old_locusTagID:BBM_I00340;~overlaps_old_locusTagID:BBM_I00345) — protein MVNRFLTRYRVQFTQSVQDTGTKGPPREPFVQSHVCKCDISKCLSVTGFGVSFLHDLYVAKISRQSKCCYNDISAVTVAGGAAPLYFIGSATGSIAIGDLRTTDKKGNCLFQLEKCHNDEINTLYNMKFRDYVLISASKDGYLKLFDLRYPCKMQMSQNHHQGLPLSTFRLTKSYSNMQFSVSPDERILSVSIDEEALICTLDNQIGIIKSCNVESGNITKTQFSDNSTTLFISLINDVDRNCELVAWHLMSQNFVTWQTYSLSSNTTDIFYDSVDEDSKTPLLQNRKCFKDDKLAFTLMDEQCIISTTHGTYHYLDTFDGQTGKHLSTTLSPMHNYRQTHLEAHPKKLLISSHYNASVNNTNDDKNYIKLVTHQMVDYMDAEVIIPNHCHPICAAVST, from the exons ATGGTCAATAGATTTTTGACTAGATACCGAGTGCAATTTACTCAATCCGTGCAAGATACTGGCACGAAGGGGCCTCCACGAGAGCCGTTTGTACAAAGCCATGTGTGTAAATGCGACATTTCAAAGTGTCTATCAGTCACAGGTTTTGGAGTGTCATTTTTACACGATTTATACGTGGCCAAAATATCTAGACAGTCAAAATGCTGTTACAACGACATATCAGCGGTTACTGTTGCTGGGGGCGCGGCGCCGCTCTACTTCATAGGCTCTGCTACGGGTTCAATTGCAATTGGAGACCTAAGAACAACTGACAAAAAGGGAAATTGCCTATTTCAGTTGGAAAAATGCCACAATGATGAAATCAACACCCTGTATAACATGAAATTTAGGGATTATGTGTTAATTTCGGCCTCTAAAGACGGGTACTTGAAGTTGTTTGATTTAAGATACCCGTGCAAAATGCAGATGAGCCAAAATCATCACCAAGGACTTCCATTATCAACTTTCAGACTAACTAAATCGTACTCAAATATGCAATTCAGTGTATCACCTGATGAACGCATATTATCCGTGTCTATTGATGAAGAGGcattaatttgtacacTCGATAATCAAATTGGAATTATTAAATCCTGTAACGTGGAATCtggaaatattacaaaGACCCAATTCTCAGACAACAGTACTACACTATTTATATCCCTAATCAACGATGTGGATAGGAACTGTGAATTGGTTGCTTGGCATTTAATGTCGCAAAATTTCGTAACATGGCAAACATATTCTCTGTCTTCTAACACAACAGATATCTTTTATGATTCAGTGGATGAGGATTCAAAAACACCATTATTACAAAACC gcaAATGTTTTAAGGATGATAAGCTGGCATTCACATTGATGGATGAACAATGCATCATATCTACTACACATGGCACGTATCATTATCTGGATACTTTCGACGGACAAACTGGAAAACACCTATCCACAACGTTATCTCCAATGCATAACTATCGCCAAACACATTTAGAAGCACATCCTAAAAAATTGCTAATATCTAGTCATTATAATGCTAGTGttaataatacaaatgaCGACaagaattatattaaaCTAGTCACACATCAAATGGTGGATTATATGGATGCCGAAGTGATTATTCCGAATCACTGTCATCCCATTTGCGCCGCTGTATCTACGTGA
- a CDS encoding tRNA pseudouridine synthase (overlaps_old_locusTagID:BBM_I00360) codes for MTNGYTNEISGNKILVRYSYIGTNYHGSAYQKGVDTVESHLINALTKSGLIVDIYNCDYCKCSRTDKGVHARANYISLFALNNIPKLHLMNINRLNKYLPNDICITKIFPVHSTFSCRYDCKGRIYKYFFNSTNLKICEMAEAAQLFIGEHDFKLFSKRNRGLTKSTIKEITEFQIAAFASGLHVATIKARSFLWHQVRCMMGALIMIGSGQLTMQQLSDMLKLKSNVKCYLMAPADGLLLYDCLFDNIDPMEGDVTYFQDYFNRMNILHSVVNFIANGTNNDEINKDDRKLTLNI; via the exons ATGACGAATGGGTATACCAATGAAATCAGTGGTAACAAAATTCTAGTAAGATATTCATATATTGGGACTAATTATCAT GGCTCTGCGTATCAAAAAGGTGTAGACACTGTAGAATCCCATTTAATAAATGCGCTTACTAAAAGTGGACTAATTGTAGACATTTACAATTG TGACTATTGCAAATGTTCAAGGACAGACAAGGGTGTACATGCTAGAGCAAATTATATATCTTTATttgcattaaataatattccaaaattacatttaatgaatataaatagACTTAACAAATATCTACCAAATGATATATGcataacaaaaatattcCCTGTTCATAGTACATTCTCCTGTCGTTATGATTGTAAGGGTagaatttacaaatattttttcaattctACGAACTTGAAAATATGTGAAATGGCAGAAGCTGCACAACTATTC attGGAGAACATGATTTTAAGTTGTTTTCCAAAAGGAATAGGGGCCTAACCAAGTCTACAAT TAAGGAAATAACTGAGTTTCAAATCGCAGCATTTGCTTCTGGATTACATGTAGCTACTATTAAGGCAAGGTCTTTTCTTTGGCACCAG GTTCGTTGCATGATGGGAGCTTTGATAATGATTGGTAGTGGCCAATTAACAATGCAACAATTGAGTGACATGTTGAAACTTAAAAGTAATGTGAAATG TTACTTAATGGCACCAGCAGACGGATTGTTGCTGTATGATTGCctttttgataatattgatcCCATGGAAGGTGATGTAACATATTTTCAG GATTATTTTAATCGCATGAACATACTACATTCAgtggtaaattttattgcaaACGGCACAAacaatgatgaaattaataagGATGATCGCAAATTAactttgaatatataa
- a CDS encoding apoptosis-related protein (ARP): MYGIFGIHPVPLLVHLFVRTIFTSGTMDQQQKEYANQIKEQEKLEQLEQRRLILRTILTPEASERLNRIATVKPEKANIIQNAILTNVQRGMIRGKMDDEMLKSIIQTITTPEEKSTSIKIQRRKWDDSDSE, from the exons ATGTACGGTATATTCGGAATACACCCAGTACCGTTATTGGTACACTTGTTTGTACGCACTATATTTACCAGTGGTACCATGGACCAACAACAA AAGGAATATGCTAATCAAATTAAGGAACAGGAAAAGCTTGAACAGCTTGAGCAGAGAAGACTAATACTTCGCACAATTCTGACGCCAGAGGCTAGTGAGAGAT TGAACAGAATCGCAACAGTTAAACCGGAGAAGGCAAACATTATTCAGAACGCTATTTTGACT AATGTACAACGAGGCATGATCCGGGGGAAAATGGATGATGAAATGCTAAAATCTATTATCCAg ACTATAACAACACCGGAAGAAAAAAGTACTAGCATTAAA ATACAGCGGCGCAAATGGGATGACAGTGATTCGGAATAA
- a CDS encoding FHA domain protein, putative (overlaps_old_locusTagID:BBM_I00330): MTSKTDLIIHCLTCTNDAHGLFDFESKSLIKQTFKLRSKDEDFRWAMYMLNSKIHLIESSLIDNFTLDNPSAYEILRVSYNSNEFQVQSPQNINNEMESSTPESNIIWVVHSDVIMKRFNCKNRKSLSTHSLTENDILKFGRIELSVKCIIMGAGITASDLNLKGLGFISPDKQSTNVCNYFEDMHESYHILDTQRASDCVSDDGADIDISNFDMVQDGNINSVDADSETCMANSGVTVNNTENVSNSENFGKLKSLVSTTTPLCRICLCGESDPGPLVTPCNCKGSLNYVHLECLRTWIKGRLSIVKDDDASFFWKELSCELCGKPYPSVLQVDDTETNLMDIKKPDAPYVVLEMRSNSGDGCFVVSVAKNKAIIGRGHESDVRLSDISVSRMHASLELDGGKVVIHDQQSKFGTLVRAKAPFSMPIKGPICLQIGRSILLISIKDVWSLKWPSCMRADLSQESNIVDLEPVTLVDP; encoded by the exons ATGACATCAAAAACAGATCTGATAATACACTGTTTAACTTGCACAAACGATGCACACGGACTGTTTGATTTCGAATCGAAGAGCTTGATAAAACAAACCTTTAAATTGAGGTCCAAAGATGAAG attttaGATGGGCCATGTATATGTTAAACAGCAAGATTCATCTTATAGAAAGCAGTTTGATCGATAACTTCACCTTGGATAATCCATCCGCATACGAAATTTTACGCGTTTCTTATAACTCAAATGAATTTCAAGTACAATCACCGCAGAACATTAACAATGAAATGGAATCTTCAACGCCCGAATCCAATATCATTTGGGTTGTACATAGTGATGTTATAATGAAAAGGTTCAACTGTAAAAATCGCAAATCTCTCAGTACTCATTCACTCACTGAAAATGATATTCTCAAGTTTGGCCGTATAGAACTCTCtgttaaatgtataattatggGCGCAGGTATCACTGCATCTGATCTTAATCTAAAGGGATTGGGGTTTATTAGTCCAGATAAACAATCAACTAATGTATGTAACTATTTTGAAGATATGCATGAATCTTATCATATTCTTGATACACAAAGGGCCTCGGATTGTGTATCAGATGATGGCGctgatattgatatatcCAACTTCGACATGGTCCAAGACGGTAACATAAATTCTGTTGACGCTGATTCTGAAACATGTATGGCAAACTCTGGCGTAACGGTCAATAATACTGAAAATGTTAGTAATAGTGAGaattttggaaaattaaaatcattGGTAAGCACCACCACTCCTTTGTGCCGTATTTGCCTGTGTGGTGAATCAGACCCTGGGCCACTAGTAACCCCTTGCAATTGCAAGGGGTCCCTAAATTATGTCCATCTTGAATGCCTAAGGACTTGGATTAAAGGGCGGTTGTCAATTGTGAAGGATGATGATGCTTCCTTTTTCTGGAAAGAGCTATCATGTGAGCTATGCGGGAAGCCGTATCCATCGGTCCTACAAGTAGATGATACAGAGACTAATTTGATGGATATAAAAAAACCGGATGCACCATATGTGGTATTGGAAATGAGATCAAATTCTGGTGATGGGTGTTTCGTTGTTTCTGTAGCTAAAAATAAGGCGATTATTGGACGGGGGCATGAAAGTGACGTTAGGTTGAGTGATATTTCAGTGTCACGAATGCATGCTTCTTTGGAATTGGATGGTGGAAAAGTAGTGATACATGACCAGCAATCTAAGTTTGGTACACTCGTTAGGGCCAAAGCGCCTTTTTCAATGCCTATAAAGGGTCCCATCTGTCTACAG ATTGGGCGTAGCATACTGCTAATTAGTATCAAGGATGTGTGGAGTCTAAAATGGCCCTCCTGTATGAGGGCAGATTTATCACAAGAGAGTAATATTGTAGATTTGGAGCCAGTCACTTTAGTAGACCCGTGA
- a CDS encoding hypothetical protein (overlaps_old_locusTagID:BBM_I00350), whose product MNILISKFHTSSMHYTYWKSVKNFDSFRRMVERSCPSDPSTLTFAFSRLSQFYRSNSHNNNYYNIFKSLESRVLTVPVEGWITRELSSVALSLSFFKHWIDHKTISHMFKSFENSICNLNALDISHIMCFIGNLRNNHDIGINVELNNLLKNISKHLRRRGILRKNLATAKNIICILSSYAKLDITDSQLLSTCCKEVNCRLNELAQPYEVANALNAISRMLSKHTSVDKIVETVICELITRFTELEHVDSESFADFLDSISRLISHGKLDCIDQLLRIFTQTINKRNELINCDEPKVLRVILRSLRNINFKHETFIEHCLKNCENDHESWSFGALCDLISTIGQSDTHKGFINSRINRVIFNKLAIQMSRRKYIPHPDTLINLAIICHYDYKLLCYAEKLIVYLLVTSVQSKIPISTVDKLNVSATILLQTRPQIISKLDISTLKMLCDMAKMDNIIGFQNVNLQPMLSEIEGRLEQKFKHLIVQ is encoded by the coding sequence ATGAACATActtatatcaaaattccACACTTCTTCCATGCATTATACATATTGGAAGagtgtaaaaaattttgatagcTTCAGAAGGATGGTAGAACGCAGTTGTCCATCAGATCCATCGACACTCACTTTTGCATTTTCTCGTTTATCCCAGTTTTACAGATCAAATTCTCacaacaataattattacaacaTTTTTAAGTCACTGGAATCTAGAGTTCTCACGGTTCCAGTTGAAGGTTGGATTACAAGGGAATTATCTTCAGTAGCACTGTCACTTTCCTTTTTTAAACATTGGATCGACCATAAAACTATATCTCATATGTTCAAATCGTTTGAAAATTCTATTTGCAACCTGAATGCTTTggatatatcacatataatGTGTTTCATTGGCAATCTCCGCAACAATCATGATATTGGTATAAACGTAGAATTGAATAATCtgttaaaaaatatatcaaaacaTCTAAGGCGCAGAGGAATTCTACGTAAAAATTTAGCTACTGCAAAAAACATAATCTGCATATTATCATCCTATGCCAAACTAGACATAACTGATTCACAATTGTTATCGACGTGTTGTAAGGAAGTAAATTGCagattaaatgaattagcTCAGCCATATGAGGTTGCTAATGCTTTAAATGCAATTTCACGTATGCTTTCAAAGCACACAAGTGTTGATAAGATTGTGGAAACAGTTATTTGCGAATTGATCACCAGATTTACCGAGCTTGAGCATGTGGATAGTGAATCATTTGCAGATTTCCTAGATTCAATTTCCCGACTTATTTCACACGGTAAATTGGATTGTATTGATCAATTGTTACgaatatttacacaaacCATCAATAAACgtaatgaattaattaattgtgatgAACCTAAAGTGTTAAGGGTTATACTGCGTTCGTTGAGGAATATCAACTTTAAACATGAAACATTCATTGAAcattgtttaaaaaattgtgaaaatGATCACGAATCTTGGAGTTTTGGCGCATTATGCGACCTAATCTCTACTATTGGCCAGTCAGATACACATAAAGGATTTATAAATTCTCGAATTAACCGTGTGATATTCAACAAACTAGCAATTCAAATGTCTAGGCGCAAATACATCCCTCATCCAGACACACTAATAAACTTGGCCATAATTTGCCATTATGATTACAAACTGCTTTGCTATGCAGAAAAGCTAATTGTCTATCTTTTGGTCACGAGTGTACAAAGTAAAATACCAATTTCTACTGTTGACAAACTGAATGTCTCTGCtacaattttgttgcaGACTAGAccacaaattatatcaaaattggACATTAgtacattaaaaatgcTATGTGATATGGCGaaaatggataatattataGGATTccaaaatgtaaatttgcaaCCTATGTTATCAGAAATAGAAGGGCGCCTAgaacaaaaatttaagCACctaattgtacaatag